The Schistocerca nitens isolate TAMUIC-IGC-003100 chromosome 7, iqSchNite1.1, whole genome shotgun sequence genome contains a region encoding:
- the LOC126195556 gene encoding uncharacterized protein LOC126195556, with translation MLQCYNYQQLGHTARGCKNAVACLKCAAAHDTRSCTKPRGVACVCANCGGPHAANSRSCGYLRESRRLPAAPRPAATSSASSAAPPPRSGEGCEPRRLEAATDEAMAGFRAAFAAEKAALKEELAAVHRQLQQLRDELRAIKKKPLAPAAAPTVSRPVGVDAATQTTAAPPPAAMQDVAPMETDDVTPQSSHSAKAAASKGAVAATDSSHVEKSTAKKSQLRKMKMPDPHELQPFLKNIAASLQDGSFPFKKWFKWL, from the coding sequence ATGCTCCAGTGCTACAACTATCAACAGCTGGGGCACACCGCGCGCGGGTGTAAGAacgccgtcgcgtgcttgaagtgcgcggcggctcacgacacccGCAGCTGCACGAAGCCTCGTGGGGTGGCCTGCGtctgcgcgaactgcggcggaccacacgccgccaactcgcgtagctgcggctacctCCGCGAGTCACGCCGTCTACCCGCCGCACCACGCCCTGCGGCGACGTCAAGCGCCTCGTCGGCCGCCCCGCCtccccgctccggcgaggggtgcgagccgcgccgcCTTGAGGCCGCCACCGATGAAGCTATGGCCGGCTTCCGAGCCGCCTTTGCGGCCGAAAAGGCCGCACTGAAGGAGGAGCTCGCAGCTGTGcatcgccagctccagcagctgcgcGATGAGCTGCGGGCTATCAAGAAGAAGCCGCTAGCtcccgccgccgcccccaccgTGAGTCGACCGGTAGGGGTCGATGCGGCCACGCAAACAACCGCCGCTCCGCCCCCTGCAGCAATGCAGGACGTGGCGCCTATGGAAACCGACGATGTCACGCCACAGTCGTCACACTCCGCCAAGGCAGCTGCAAGCAAGGGTGCTGTGGCAGCGACCGACTCCTCCCATGTCGAGAAGTCTACCGCTAAGAAGTCACAGCTACGGAAAATGAAAATGCCAGATCCGCACGAGCTGCAGCCGTTCCTCAAGAACATTGCGGCGTCGCTACAGGACGGGTCATtcccattcaaaaaatggttcaaatggctctga